TTTCATAAACACTAATATGCATTTTCCATTCTGATGATGGTCTTTGCCCTTTAATATATGGTTCTCCCTTAGAATTTATCTCTACTATATCATCTTTTGTTATCTCATTATATGACATAGAACTTGGTGTTATGAAAAAACTATCTTCTTTATCAGAATTTCTTATACTAATATTTCCGCTTGTTCCTGCAACAAGCCCTGTATTATAAAGTTTTCTTCCTGCATCAACCAATTTTTCTCTTATATCCATTTTTTACCACCTTTTTAATAAAATCTTTTAACTTCATTTTCAAAATAACTTTCTAAATCAAAAGCTGAATATATTCCATTATCAGTTACTATCCCACTTATTAAATATGGTGGTGTAATGTCAAATGAAGGATATATTGCTTTAGATTTTTCATGAGTATGATTACCTAAAACAAGAGCTGGATCTCTCATTTCTATAGTTATATCATTTTCTCCAAATTTATCTACATCCGGTATTCCTGTAACATAATATGGTACTCCAAATTCTTTAGCAAGTAATGCAATTTGATATGTACCTATTTTATTTGCTATATACCCTCCTCTAGTTATGGTATCTGCAGCAGATGTAAACACATTAATTTTTTCATATTTCATGGCATAAGCTATCATATTATCAGTAAGAATAGTTGTATCAAATCCCATTTCTGCAAAGCATGTAGCTGTTAATCTTGCTCCTTGATAATATGGTCTAGTTTCTGCACAATATATTTTAACATTTTCCTTTTTTTCCTCTTTTAACAATCTTGTTAACATCCCTATAATTGTCTCTCCAAAACATTGAGTTAATATTCTATCTCCATCTTTTATTTGTTTTGAAAGATTTTTACCTACTTTTTCCATAATAGAGTATCTTCTATTTAAAGAATTAATTGTTTCATTTTTTATTGCTAAAGCTACATTTTCATTATTATTTATTGCAACTTTAGCAACTTCTAAACAACCTTTTGTAATTTTTTCCATTCTATTTGCAGTAGTTGGCCTAGCATGAGATAAAACATAACTTGCATTCTCTAAATACTTGATTTGTTCTTCTTTTGACAAATCCTTACATTCAAAAGCAGCTAATGCCATTCCCATTCCAACTGCAGTATAAGGTCCTGCACTTTGAGTAACCATATCAGCTACTGCTTGAGCAACTTCTTCAAATTTATTACATGTAACAAATTCAACTTTTTCAGGATATATTCTTCTATCCAAGATTTTTACATATCCTTCTTCA
The sequence above is drawn from the Streptobacillus canis genome and encodes:
- a CDS encoding s-methyl-5-thioribose-1-phosphate isomerase, yielding MERQDYNLPFMLTYENIAWFYEEGYVKILDRRIYPEKVEFVTCNKFEEVAQAVADMVTQSAGPYTAVGMGMALAAFECKDLSKEEQIKYLENASYVLSHARPTTANRMEKITKGCLEVAKVAINNNENVALAIKNETINSLNRRYSIMEKVGKNLSKQIKDGDRILTQCFGETIIGMLTRLLKEEKKENVKIYCAETRPYYQGARLTATCFAEMGFDTTILTDNMIAYAMKYEKINVFTSAADTITRGGYIANKIGTYQIALLAKEFGVPYYVTGIPDVDKFGENDITIEMRDPALVLGNHTHEKSKAIYPSFDITPPYLISGIVTDNGIYSAFDLESYFENEVKRFY